From a single Cyclobacterium marinum DSM 745 genomic region:
- a CDS encoding SOS response-associated peptidase encodes MCGRYSLAKSKMELEERFQAEMLEDFKPRYNIAPSQLVPVITSDSPKGFSHFYWGITPAFAKNKPVANRLINARSETITEKVSFKNAFKKSRCLVPADGFFEWKKVGKKTKVPYRFVFLDESLFSFAGIWEEFETEKGEIAHTFTILTTRPNGLTAEIHDRMPVILKNENEEKWLNLNTSEEELLSMLSPYPDELMTKYTVSPMVNQVTNDSPFVIRKTLPMDQFGNYTLFG; translated from the coding sequence ATGTGTGGAAGATATTCGCTCGCAAAATCAAAAATGGAACTAGAAGAACGATTCCAGGCAGAAATGCTGGAAGACTTCAAACCCCGGTACAATATTGCACCTTCTCAACTTGTTCCTGTCATCACTTCCGACAGCCCAAAAGGCTTTTCTCATTTTTATTGGGGAATTACGCCGGCTTTTGCCAAGAACAAGCCTGTGGCCAATAGACTTATCAATGCTAGGTCAGAAACCATAACAGAAAAAGTATCTTTTAAGAACGCCTTTAAAAAGAGCCGCTGCTTGGTACCGGCAGACGGCTTCTTTGAATGGAAGAAGGTAGGAAAAAAAACCAAGGTCCCTTATAGATTTGTCTTCCTTGATGAATCTTTATTTTCATTTGCAGGAATATGGGAGGAATTTGAAACTGAAAAAGGGGAAATTGCTCACACCTTTACTATATTAACGACCAGACCAAACGGTTTAACCGCTGAAATACATGATAGAATGCCGGTAATCCTAAAAAATGAAAATGAAGAAAAGTGGTTGAATCTAAATACCAGTGAAGAGGAGCTACTTAGTATGCTGTCCCCCTACCCGGATGAGCTAATGACCAAATACACCGTTTCTCCTATGGTGAACCAAGTAACAAATGACAGCCCTTTTGTAATCAGGAAAACACTCCCAATGGATCAATTTGGTAACTATACCCTTTTTGGATAA